The Populus alba chromosome 13, ASM523922v2, whole genome shotgun sequence genome contains the following window.
atcaacaaagaaattaTACCAAAAGACTTACAGTAAGCTTCCTAACAGTAATGAAATTGATCTTGAAGTTCTTCCTCGATTCCAAATCAGATAACAGCTGCTTCAGATCAGATTTAGTCACTCTACTAAGCACACCAGCATCATCAAATATATAAGACTCTTTTGGTGGCCCTTCATTGAGCACGTCAAATTCAGATGCTTGAGCATTTCCAATGTACAACAGCGGACTAAAGTTGAGTGCCAAAGAGAGAGCTAATGCTGCTAGGCCTTGTTGAGCATAACTGAACCAGCTATTGGGCACCGACAAAGATTGAGAAGTGTGCCTTTTGAGGCTAGAAGTGATGCTCTTGTGGGTGAAAGAGAGTGAGTTTGATCTTGTTTGAAGCGAAGGTAGCAAATGGGATTTCGAAGAGGATGGTTTTGAGTTgaggagaggagaaagagagTGCGAAGAAAGTAAGGTTTCCATGGGAATGAGAGTGAGAGTGAGAGTGAGAGTGAGAGATCAACAGAACAGAAATGGCGGACACAGAGAGGGAGATATTATGTTTTCTACATCATTTTCTGGTCTCTCTTTGGTCGAGGAATTTGAGTGGTTcggatttcttttgttttggattgGCTGGCTGTTATTTGAAATGGATAACCCCCTCTCACACAGCCATGCAAAGACTATGGGGTCACTTTGGTCCATCCGggattgataaatataatttatgtggCATTATCAGATAATCATAGAGATAATCCAATGAGAAAGAGAATCAAACTACTTACAATTACGATGAATGATAACATAATTTGGTAAAATTTACTCCAAATCTCCAAAACACCCTTCCTTTGTTAAGAGAATCCAAGAGATAAAATCCCCACCACTACCCCACATTATcttccctccatttttttttaactaccaTGAAATCCAAACTCACTATCTCATGGCCATTCTCCTGTCCCTCTCTCCTCACCACCACCCTCCTCCTCTAAACCCTCCACAAAATCCAAACCCCAATAGCCCAAAACCAACCCCTCAAGCCACTAGCCTCCCCAGCAGCATCTCTAAGAGACAGTTCATCTTCAAAACTACTTCACTTTGTCTCATTTCCTTAGCCACTCAACACCCTCTTGCACCAGCCTTAGCTGAACCTTCTCCACCTTTAAAATCTGTTCTTTCTATCCTTGCCAATACAAAATCTTGGTTTCAGTTCTATGGTGATGGTTTTGCCATCAGGGTCCCTCCTCAATTTGAGGACATCATGGAACCAGaggtatatttttcttaatttttgttatgGCTTCACTATTCACCCATACATTCTTATGTTTTTAACTGTTTTGAGTTCAAGTTTGAATCTCTTGAGTTCTTTTTATCAATGTTGGTAGTCATGGGTATGGTGTTTTGGCTACTATTGCTAACATTTTGTACAATTTATTCTTACCAATATGCAATGAATTggcatatataattttagtttagtGGGTTTTAAAGGATAAAGGATGCTCCAAATTGACCATTGGTGATAGATACAGTAAGCTTTGAAACTAAAACTTTCAAAATCAATTCAGTTTTTCTTAGAGTTAGATATCTTGATTGAGGGAATTGAATGTCAAATGTGTTCACAgtgtcagaattttttttttcatcaacttGGTTATTGTATCATGTTATTAGGATTACAGTGCTGGGCTGTCTTTATATGGAGATAAGGCAAAGCCAAAGACCTTTGCAGCCCGTTTTGCATCTTCTGATGGGTATATTATTCTACAGCAAGTTCATTCTCTTTGATGTATATATTTATTCAGCTTTCCATTGGAGTAAAGCATAAAACTGTATAGTAATGGTCATAGTGTTCACGCAagttttttgttgcattttctttttgtcaacATAGATCTGAAGCTCTAAGTGTTGTCGTTCGCCCTTCCAATCAACTGAAGATCACCTTCTTAGAGGTTTGTGTGGTGAAAATTGTCAAACTTTCACCTTTATTCTAGTATTGGTTTGTTTCTGTATTACTCTGCAAGACTCATTAAACGTCCTTGTTCATTTTCATGGTTAAATTTGGAACTAAGGCAGTTGATTGTAACTCTTGACATGTCTACTTCGTCAAATTAGTTAATTTCATTGCAAACATCTGCGAGATTAAAAGTCTGCTAAAATTTAATGCCCCCAGCTAAGCATGTTATTGTCAGGGCACAATGCCAGCATTTTCCCTGATTTTAAACATGGTAGGATATCTCATCCAAGACTACAATGATTTTCAGGTTATCTAGGGTTATTATCTTGTAACTTAACCTCTATATGAGTTTTCCTGTTGGTGGGATGGCAGATATTACTCCTTCATTGTGAACTCCATTATCCTTTTGCTGTTATAATTCACAACCTTCAAGTCTTGTACTTATTTCCAATTTTCCAATTACGAAAGAAAAGTAAAATGGATGAATAAtgccgccccccccccccccccccccgctcCGTCATTTTAGATTGTTCCAATTTTAAGATCTCAAAGAGTAATTCTCCGACAAACTATGTACTTTTCTAACATGGACAGGCTAAAGATATTACTGATTTGGGATCATTGAAGGAGGCTGCAAAGCTCTTTGTTCCAGGTCTGTCTTTGCATTCAGTTGTGTTattcttgaagttttgattCTTAGAACCAAAAATCCTTTGTATATATTGAACTTTCTTGtggaataaacaaaataaattaaatggtttCCACTTTCCCTGCTGATCATTTGtcatttgaaaaaacaagtagATTAGCATTCTT
Protein-coding sequences here:
- the LOC118060851 gene encoding UPF0603 protein At1g54780, chloroplastic; translation: METLLSSHSLSPLLNSKPSSSKSHLLPSLQTRSNSLSFTHKSITSSLKRHTSQSLSVPNSWFSYAQQGLAALALSLALNFSPLLYIGNAQASEFDVLNEGPPKESYIFDDAGVLSRVTKSDLKQLLSDLESRKNFKINFITVRKLTSKADAFEYADQVLEKWYPTVEEGSNKGIVVLVTSQKEGAITGGPAFIQAVGETVLDSTVSENLPVLATEEKYNEAIYSSAKRLVAAIDGLPDPGGPTTKENKRESNFKSKEETEEKRGQFTLVVGGLLVIAFVVPMAQYYAYVSKK
- the LOC118060998 gene encoding uncharacterized protein, coding for MAILLSLSPHHHPPPLNPPQNPNPNSPKPTPQATSLPSSISKRQFIFKTTSLCLISLATQHPLAPALAEPSPPLKSVLSILANTKSWFQFYGDGFAIRVPPQFEDIMEPEDYSAGLSLYGDKAKPKTFAARFASSDGSEALSVVVRPSNQLKITFLEAKDITDLGSLKEAAKLFVPGGTTLYSARTLKIKEEEGYRTYYFYEFGKDEQHAALVAVVNSGKAIIAGATAPQSKWDEDGVKLRSAVISLTVL